A DNA window from Drosophila pseudoobscura strain MV-25-SWS-2005 chromosome 2, UCI_Dpse_MV25, whole genome shotgun sequence contains the following coding sequences:
- the f-cup gene encoding leucine-rich repeat-containing protein 40 isoform X6 has translation MNYSNVEDTAALYAFNNLPKECNTSTSNGGYDFDDCSWFTFFGNPNDMSEDSLPSNDHRSGSTSRIPRCAQRPRQMASANRFHQMAASPRPSPRPNYSFQPVFHERKTHEDDTVLTQELWKLARKSGTLNLSNKGLASVPERLYDINEADAESKAATLEQLSIKDEDAWWNQVPLTNLDLSSNALSHISPKIENLQSLTVLILHDNALVALPAEIGKLEKLMRLNVSRNKLSDLPRELYSLPELRHLNISYNEFSELNPDISDLHMLEFLDAGHNSIKSLPGGIGFLVRLTALLLPYNHIKDLPPDLVNMRSLQRLDLMQNDLTCLPEDMGLLRKLQFLYIQHNDIMELSDFEGNETLTELHASNNYISNIPISMCENLPHLKVLDLRDNKITQLPDELCLLRNLNRLDVSNNSIDTLPVSLAALAHLISLQVEGNPIKSIRRDILQCGTSRILRTLQERSMAKSKDEGESDSGAGARLCGGQAGNDTAANYPDSSYQPQHQQKHFEYQFQYRAQAHMQPQAERFRVYEPPHNCPPYSRQGQEHVYDQENYETEKKFDYSGQYMQQQQHNFRFNGYSAMYQQQQQLFYGQCVVCPRWV, from the exons ATGAA CTACAGTAACGTGGAAGACACTGCCGCCTTGTACGCATTCAACAACTTGCCCAAGGAATGTAATACTTCGACATCCAACGGCGGCTACGATTTTGACGACTGCTCCTGGTTCACTTTCTTCGGCAATCCCAACGATATGAGCGAAGACTCTTTGCCCAGTAATGACCATAGAAGTGGATCCACCAGCAGAATTCCACGATGTGCCCAACGACCGCGCCAAATGGCTTCGGCCAATCGATTCCATCAAATGGCTGCGTCGCCACGGCCATCTCCCCGGCCAAACTACTCTTTCCAGCCGGTATTCCACGAACGTAAAACCCATGAAGACGATACAGTATTAACCCAGGAGCTGTGGAAGCTGGCGCGCAAGTCGGGCACCCTGAATCTGTCGAACAAGGGATTGGCCAGTG TGCCCGAGCGTCTCTACGACATCAACGAGGCCGATGCGGAGAGCAAGGCGGCCACTCTAGAGCAGCTGTCGATCAAGGATGAGGATGCCTGGTGGAACCAAGTGCCATTGACTAATTTAGATCTGAGCTCCAACGCTTTATCGCACATATCTCCAAAGATTGAGAATCTGCAGTCGCTAACAGTCTTGATT CTCCATGACAACGCCCTGGTtgctctgccggcggagatcgGTAAGCTGGAGAAGCTTATGCGCCTGAATGTGAGTCGCAACAAGCTCAGCGATTTGCCGCGAGAGCTGTACAGCCTGCCGGAGCTGCGGCATCTGAATATCAGCTATAATGAGTTCAGCGAACTCAATCCGGATATCAGTGATCTGCACATGCTGGAGTTTCTG GATGCCGGGCATAATAGCATAAAATCCTTGCCTGGCGGTATTGGTTTTCTGGTGCGATTAACAGCCCTCTTGTTGCCCTATAACCACATTAAGGATCTCCCACCTGATCTGGTTAACATGCGCT CGCTGCAACGGTTGGACCTGATGCAGAACGACCTCACCTGCTTGCCGGAGGACATGGGCCTGCTAAGGAAGCTCCAATTCCTGTACATTCAACATAACGACATCATGGAGCTGAGCGATTTCGAAGGAAACGAGACACTGACCGAGCTGCATGCCAGCAACAATTATATATCG AACATACCCATAAGTATGTGTGAGAACTTGCCGCATCTGAAGGTGCTCGACCTCCGGGACAATAAGATTACACAGCTGCCCGATGAGCTGTGCCTGCTGCGGAATCTCAACCGCTTGGACGTATCGAACAATAGCATCGACACGCTGCCTGTTAGCCTGGCGGCGCTGGCCCATTTGATTAGCCTGCAGGTGGAGGGCAATCCCATCAAGTCGATTAGACGTGACATCCTCCAGTGCGGAACTTCGCGCATCCTGAGGACTCTGCAGGAGCGTTCCATGGCCAAGAGCAAGGACGAGGGGGAATCCGATAGTGGCGCGGGAGCCCGCCTATGTGGCGGACAAGCGGGCAACGACACAGCCGCAAACTATCCCGACAG TAGCTATCAGCCACAGCATCAGCAAAAGCACTTCGAATATCAGTTTCAATATCGGGCCCAGGCTCATATGCAACCGCAAGCCGAGCGCTTCAGAGTCTACGAGCCGCCGCACAACTGCCCGCCGTACAGTCGCCAGGGGCAGGAACACGTATACGATCAAGAGAACTATGAAACAGAGAAAAAATTTGACTATTCTGGCCAATatatgcaacagcagcaacataaCTTTCGATTCAATGGCTATTCAGCCATGtatcaacaacagcagcaactaTTCTACGGACAGTGCGTCGTCTGTCCGCGATGGGTGTAG
- the f-cup gene encoding leucine-rich repeat-containing protein 40 isoform X7: MRLNVSRNKLSDLPRELYSLPELRHLNISYNEFSELNPDISDLHMLEFLDAGHNSIKSLPGGIGFLVRLTALLLPYNHIKDLPPDLVNMRSLQRLDLMQNDLTCLPEDMGLLRKLQFLYIQHNDIMELSDFEGNETLTELHASNNYISNIPISMCENLPHLKVLDLRDNKITQLPDELCLLRNLNRLDVSNNSIDTLPVSLAALAHLISLQVEGNPIKSIRRDILQCGTSRILRTLQERSMAKSKDEGESDSGAGARLCGGQAGNDTAANYPDSSYQPQHQQKHFEYQFQYRAQAHMQPQAERFRVYEPPHNCPPYSRQGQEHVYDQENYETEKKFDYSGQYMQQQQHNFRFNGYSAMYQQQQQLFYGQCVVCPRWVYKLRHTRTLAVNLEEITDVPEEVFQLAQKEGVHVVDFARNQLRTVPDGLQHMQNIVTELVLAHNRIGQVPQFISQFTRITLLNLSNNLLTDLPKEFGVLNTLRELNIANNRFSFLPSGLYDLQGLEILIASDNHINELNVAGLQRMPRLSTLDLRNNDIDFIPPILGTLTNITHLELVGNPFRQPRHQILMKGTESIMSYLRDRVPR, encoded by the exons ATGCGCCTGAATGTGAGTCGCAACAAGCTCAGCGATTTGCCGCGAGAGCTGTACAGCCTGCCGGAGCTGCGGCATCTGAATATCAGCTATAATGAGTTCAGCGAACTCAATCCGGATATCAGTGATCTGCACATGCTGGAGTTTCTG GATGCCGGGCATAATAGCATAAAATCCTTGCCTGGCGGTATTGGTTTTCTGGTGCGATTAACAGCCCTCTTGTTGCCCTATAACCACATTAAGGATCTCCCACCTGATCTGGTTAACATGCGCT CGCTGCAACGGTTGGACCTGATGCAGAACGACCTCACCTGCTTGCCGGAGGACATGGGCCTGCTAAGGAAGCTCCAATTCCTGTACATTCAACATAACGACATCATGGAGCTGAGCGATTTCGAAGGAAACGAGACACTGACCGAGCTGCATGCCAGCAACAATTATATATCG AACATACCCATAAGTATGTGTGAGAACTTGCCGCATCTGAAGGTGCTCGACCTCCGGGACAATAAGATTACACAGCTGCCCGATGAGCTGTGCCTGCTGCGGAATCTCAACCGCTTGGACGTATCGAACAATAGCATCGACACGCTGCCTGTTAGCCTGGCGGCGCTGGCCCATTTGATTAGCCTGCAGGTGGAGGGCAATCCCATCAAGTCGATTAGACGTGACATCCTCCAGTGCGGAACTTCGCGCATCCTGAGGACTCTGCAGGAGCGTTCCATGGCCAAGAGCAAGGACGAGGGGGAATCCGATAGTGGCGCGGGAGCCCGCCTATGTGGCGGACAAGCGGGCAACGACACAGCCGCAAACTATCCCGACAG TAGCTATCAGCCACAGCATCAGCAAAAGCACTTCGAATATCAGTTTCAATATCGGGCCCAGGCTCATATGCAACCGCAAGCCGAGCGCTTCAGAGTCTACGAGCCGCCGCACAACTGCCCGCCGTACAGTCGCCAGGGGCAGGAACACGTATACGATCAAGAGAACTATGAAACAGAGAAAAAATTTGACTATTCTGGCCAATatatgcaacagcagcaacataaCTTTCGATTCAATGGCTATTCAGCCATGtatcaacaacagcagcaactaTTCTACGGACAGTGCGTCGTCTGTCCGCGATGGGT ATACAAACTACGTCATACCCGAACATTGGCCGTCAATTTGGAGGAAATAACCGATGTGCCCGAGGAAGTCTTTCAATTGGCCCAGAAAGAAGGCGTGCATGTAGTGGACTTTGCCCGGAATCAGCTAAGAACCGTCCCCGACGG CTTGCAGCACATGCAGAATATTGTCACGGAACTGGTCCTCGCCCACAACCGCATTGGCCAAGTGCCGCAGTTCATCTCACAGTTCACGCGCATTACGTTACTGAATTTATCCAACAATCTGTTGACTGACCTGCCCAAGGAGTTTGGTGTCCTGAACACGCTACGCGAACTGAACATAGCCAATAATCG TTTTTCGTTTCTTCCCAGTGGTTTGTACGACTTGCAGGGTCTGGAGATACTCATTGCCAGCGATAATCACATCAATGAATTGAATGTCGCGGGGCTACAGCGCATGCCGCGTTTGTCTACATTGGATTTGCGCAACAACGACATTGATTTCATACCGCCAATATTGGGTACCCTGACCAACATAAC GCACTTGGAGCTGGTGGGAAATCCATTTCGACAGCCTCGCCATCAGATCCTGATGAAGGGCACCGAATCGATAATGTCGTATCTGCGGGATCGCGTACCCAGATAA
- the f-cup gene encoding leucine-rich repeat-containing protein 40 isoform X1, with protein sequence MNYSNVEDTAALYAFNNLPKECNTSTSNGGYDFDDCSWFTFFGNPNDMSEDSLPSNDHRSGSTSRIPRCAQRPRQMASANRFHQMAASPRPSPRPNYSFQPVFHERKTHEDDTVLTQELWKLARKSGTLNLSNKGLASVPERLYDINEADAESKAATLEQLSIKDEDAWWNQVPLTNLDLSSNALSHISPKIENLQSLTVLILHDNALVALPAEIGKLEKLMRLNVSRNKLSDLPRELYSLPELRHLNISYNEFSELNPDISDLHMLEFLDAGHNSIKSLPGGIGFLVRLTALLLPYNHIKDLPPDLVNMRSLQRLDLMQNDLTCLPEDMGLLRKLQFLYIQHNDIMELSDFEGNETLTELHASNNYISNIPISMCENLPHLKVLDLRDNKITQLPDELCLLRNLNRLDVSNNSIDTLPVSLAALAHLISLQVEGNPIKSIRRDILQCGTSRILRTLQERSMAKSKDEGESDSGAGARLCGGQAGNDTAANYPDSSYQPQHQQKHFEYQFQYRAQAHMQPQAERFRVYEPPHNCPPYSRQGQEHVYDQENYETEKKFDYSGQYMQQQQHNFRFNGYSAMYQQQQQLFYGQCVVCPRWVYKLRHTRTLAVNLEEITDVPEEVFQLAQKEGVHVVDFARNQLRTVPDGLQHMQNIVTELVLAHNRIGQVPQFISQFTRITLLNLSNNLLTDLPKEFGVLNTLRELNIANNRFSFLPSGLYDLQGLEILIASDNHINELNVAGLQRMPRLSTLDLRNNDIDFIPPILGTLTNITHLELVGNPFRQPRHQILMKGTESIMSYLRDRVPR encoded by the exons ATGAA CTACAGTAACGTGGAAGACACTGCCGCCTTGTACGCATTCAACAACTTGCCCAAGGAATGTAATACTTCGACATCCAACGGCGGCTACGATTTTGACGACTGCTCCTGGTTCACTTTCTTCGGCAATCCCAACGATATGAGCGAAGACTCTTTGCCCAGTAATGACCATAGAAGTGGATCCACCAGCAGAATTCCACGATGTGCCCAACGACCGCGCCAAATGGCTTCGGCCAATCGATTCCATCAAATGGCTGCGTCGCCACGGCCATCTCCCCGGCCAAACTACTCTTTCCAGCCGGTATTCCACGAACGTAAAACCCATGAAGACGATACAGTATTAACCCAGGAGCTGTGGAAGCTGGCGCGCAAGTCGGGCACCCTGAATCTGTCGAACAAGGGATTGGCCAGTG TGCCCGAGCGTCTCTACGACATCAACGAGGCCGATGCGGAGAGCAAGGCGGCCACTCTAGAGCAGCTGTCGATCAAGGATGAGGATGCCTGGTGGAACCAAGTGCCATTGACTAATTTAGATCTGAGCTCCAACGCTTTATCGCACATATCTCCAAAGATTGAGAATCTGCAGTCGCTAACAGTCTTGATT CTCCATGACAACGCCCTGGTtgctctgccggcggagatcgGTAAGCTGGAGAAGCTTATGCGCCTGAATGTGAGTCGCAACAAGCTCAGCGATTTGCCGCGAGAGCTGTACAGCCTGCCGGAGCTGCGGCATCTGAATATCAGCTATAATGAGTTCAGCGAACTCAATCCGGATATCAGTGATCTGCACATGCTGGAGTTTCTG GATGCCGGGCATAATAGCATAAAATCCTTGCCTGGCGGTATTGGTTTTCTGGTGCGATTAACAGCCCTCTTGTTGCCCTATAACCACATTAAGGATCTCCCACCTGATCTGGTTAACATGCGCT CGCTGCAACGGTTGGACCTGATGCAGAACGACCTCACCTGCTTGCCGGAGGACATGGGCCTGCTAAGGAAGCTCCAATTCCTGTACATTCAACATAACGACATCATGGAGCTGAGCGATTTCGAAGGAAACGAGACACTGACCGAGCTGCATGCCAGCAACAATTATATATCG AACATACCCATAAGTATGTGTGAGAACTTGCCGCATCTGAAGGTGCTCGACCTCCGGGACAATAAGATTACACAGCTGCCCGATGAGCTGTGCCTGCTGCGGAATCTCAACCGCTTGGACGTATCGAACAATAGCATCGACACGCTGCCTGTTAGCCTGGCGGCGCTGGCCCATTTGATTAGCCTGCAGGTGGAGGGCAATCCCATCAAGTCGATTAGACGTGACATCCTCCAGTGCGGAACTTCGCGCATCCTGAGGACTCTGCAGGAGCGTTCCATGGCCAAGAGCAAGGACGAGGGGGAATCCGATAGTGGCGCGGGAGCCCGCCTATGTGGCGGACAAGCGGGCAACGACACAGCCGCAAACTATCCCGACAG TAGCTATCAGCCACAGCATCAGCAAAAGCACTTCGAATATCAGTTTCAATATCGGGCCCAGGCTCATATGCAACCGCAAGCCGAGCGCTTCAGAGTCTACGAGCCGCCGCACAACTGCCCGCCGTACAGTCGCCAGGGGCAGGAACACGTATACGATCAAGAGAACTATGAAACAGAGAAAAAATTTGACTATTCTGGCCAATatatgcaacagcagcaacataaCTTTCGATTCAATGGCTATTCAGCCATGtatcaacaacagcagcaactaTTCTACGGACAGTGCGTCGTCTGTCCGCGATGGGT ATACAAACTACGTCATACCCGAACATTGGCCGTCAATTTGGAGGAAATAACCGATGTGCCCGAGGAAGTCTTTCAATTGGCCCAGAAAGAAGGCGTGCATGTAGTGGACTTTGCCCGGAATCAGCTAAGAACCGTCCCCGACGG CTTGCAGCACATGCAGAATATTGTCACGGAACTGGTCCTCGCCCACAACCGCATTGGCCAAGTGCCGCAGTTCATCTCACAGTTCACGCGCATTACGTTACTGAATTTATCCAACAATCTGTTGACTGACCTGCCCAAGGAGTTTGGTGTCCTGAACACGCTACGCGAACTGAACATAGCCAATAATCG TTTTTCGTTTCTTCCCAGTGGTTTGTACGACTTGCAGGGTCTGGAGATACTCATTGCCAGCGATAATCACATCAATGAATTGAATGTCGCGGGGCTACAGCGCATGCCGCGTTTGTCTACATTGGATTTGCGCAACAACGACATTGATTTCATACCGCCAATATTGGGTACCCTGACCAACATAAC GCACTTGGAGCTGGTGGGAAATCCATTTCGACAGCCTCGCCATCAGATCCTGATGAAGGGCACCGAATCGATAATGTCGTATCTGCGGGATCGCGTACCCAGATAA